One Serpentinicella alkaliphila DNA segment encodes these proteins:
- a CDS encoding ABC transporter permease, whose product MTKFNDFKARMIDYILNENLKLTLFSIILGLLSGAVILAIAGFNPIEAYRLMIVGMLGSPRGIAWTIVQSTPLILTGLSVAFAFRTGLFNIGVEGQFIIGALATTLAGYFLRLPAIIHIPVALLIGMIAAGLWASFAGYLKAKFGVHEVIATIMLNWIALYLNNYALEFNAFRRPSSESSHRIQETASIAITWLRDIVGPAVKVNWGIVIALVIAIIVHYILFNTTLGFQLRAVGYNRDASEYGGINVNRNIIVSMGIAGMLSGAAGAVHVMGVSRQVSVLAAMEGFGFNGIAVSLIGNNSPIGVVFSAILFGGINYGGRNMQNIGVPTEIINIVIGSIIFYIASYKLLQIILRKASRKSGKGGNLHVK is encoded by the coding sequence ATGACAAAATTTAATGATTTTAAAGCTAGGATGATAGATTATATACTAAATGAAAACCTTAAGCTAACCCTTTTTTCAATAATTTTAGGTTTACTCTCAGGGGCAGTTATTCTAGCAATAGCAGGATTCAATCCTATTGAGGCTTATAGGCTTATGATTGTAGGAATGCTAGGTTCTCCTAGGGGAATTGCTTGGACGATAGTACAATCAACACCTCTTATTTTGACCGGACTATCTGTAGCGTTTGCTTTTCGAACTGGGCTTTTTAATATAGGTGTTGAGGGACAGTTTATTATAGGTGCACTAGCAACTACATTAGCTGGATATTTTTTAAGACTACCAGCAATAATTCATATACCAGTTGCACTTTTAATTGGTATGATTGCAGCAGGATTGTGGGCATCCTTCGCAGGATACTTAAAGGCTAAATTCGGAGTACACGAAGTAATTGCAACAATAATGCTAAATTGGATCGCTCTGTATTTAAACAATTATGCTTTAGAGTTCAATGCATTTAGACGACCATCTAGTGAATCTTCACATCGAATTCAAGAAACAGCTTCAATTGCAATTACATGGCTTAGAGATATAGTTGGGCCAGCTGTTAAGGTTAATTGGGGTATAGTTATTGCCTTAGTAATTGCAATAATTGTACACTACATCTTATTTAATACAACACTAGGTTTTCAGCTTAGAGCTGTAGGATATAACAGAGATGCCTCAGAATATGGGGGAATTAATGTAAACAGAAATATTATTGTTTCTATGGGGATTGCGGGAATGTTAAGTGGAGCTGCTGGAGCAGTCCATGTAATGGGTGTATCAAGGCAGGTAAGTGTTTTAGCCGCTATGGAAGGCTTTGGATTTAATGGAATAGCAGTTTCATTGATTGGAAATAATTCTCCTATAGGGGTTGTGTTTTCTGCTATATTATTTGGCGGAATAAACTATGGTGGAAGAAATATGCAAAATATAGGAGTACCGACAGAAATAATAAATATTGTAATTGGCTCAATAATATTTTACATAGCTAGCTATAAATTGCTACAAATAATTTTAAGAAAGGCTAGTAGAAAAAGTGGCAAAGGGGGTAATTTACATGTTAAATAA